A genomic stretch from Ovis canadensis isolate MfBH-ARS-UI-01 breed Bighorn chromosome 5, ARS-UI_OviCan_v2, whole genome shotgun sequence includes:
- the LOC138441678 gene encoding olfactory receptor 7A17-like, which yields MEPENDTHISEFLLLGISNESELQPLIFGLFLTMYLITLFGNLLIILAVSSDSHLHTPMYFFLSNLSFVDICFISTTIPKMLWNIQMQSKVITYEGCINQIYFLLLFAGLDDFLLTVMAYDRFVAICHPLHYTVIMNPWLCGLLVLVSWMMSALNSLIQILMMLRLSFCRVPEIPNYFCELNQVVRSACSDTFLNDVMVYVAAGLLSGGPFTGILYSYSKIVSSIRRISSAQGKYRAFSTCASHLSVVSLFYCTILGVYLNPADAHNSHSSAIASVMYTVVTPMLNPFIYSLRNKDIKEALKRFIEQ from the coding sequence GGCTTTTCCTCACCATGTACCTGATCACTTTGTTTGGAAACCTGCTCATCATCCTGGCTGTCAGCTCAgactcccacctccacacccccatgtacttcttcctctccaacctgTCCTTTGTAGACATCTGTTTCATCTCTACCACCATCCCAAAGATGCTGTGGAATATCCAGATGCAGAGCAAAGTTATCACCTATGAAGGCTGCATCAACCAGATATACTTTTTACTACTCTTTGCAGGGTTGGATGACTTCCTCCTGAccgtgatggcctatgaccggtTTGTGGCCATCTGCCACCCCCTGCACTACACAGTCATCATGAACCCCTGGCTCTGTGGACTGCTGGTTCTAGTGTCATGGATGATGAGTGCCTTGAATTCCTTGATACAAATCTTAATGATGTTGCGGCTGTCCTTCTGTAGAGTCCCGGAGATCCCCAACTATTTCTGTGAACTCAATCAGGTAGTCCGAAGTGCCTGTTCCGACACCTTTCTTAATGATGTGATGGTGTATGTTGCAGCTGGGCTGCTGAGTGGTGGTCCATTCACTGGAATACTTTACTCTTACTCTAAGATAGTTTCCTCCATACGACGAATCTCATCAGCTCAGGGGAAGTACAGAGCATTTTCCACCTGTGCATCTCACCTCTCAGTTGTCTCCTTATTTTATTGTACAATCCTAGGAGTGTACCTTAACCCTGCTGATGCCCACAACTCACACTCAAGTGCAATAGCCTCAGTGATGTACACTGTGGTCACCCCGatgctgaaccccttcatctacaGTCTTCGGAATAAAGACATAAAGGAGGCTCTGAAAAGATTCATTGAGCAATAA